In Thunnus thynnus chromosome 4, fThuThy2.1, whole genome shotgun sequence, the DNA window TGGGAACCAGCACCGTTTGAAAGGTTAAAACCACAAGTATGTGACCGGGtcgagtttgtgtgtttgaccGCAGTCACAGCGGAGAAATGAAGTGCTGAAGATGACGCTGTCGCTCCTGGATTTACCGGCTAGCTAAGCTAACGGCTAGCATGTCCGCCTCGGTTGTAGTCTGTCACTAGCTGACATTTAGCTGGGTGCAGTTATTCTCTTCGGCACTTGCACTGCAGAGGACGGTTTTACAAGGTAAACGACTCTGGTATTTTCAACATTACAAGCCTGACTTGGGTAAAATTTGCCCTTTTCTTATACGACTTCTGTGTGTCCTGTCCGACCGAGTAACGTTATCACATCAGCCTGAGACGATCTTTCTGCAGACGTTTGGACTACAAAGCAATGCCCGAAACGCCGCACACTGCAGTGTCGTGATCTAATGTATACATGCAACTAATCAATGCATTTAGGCACGGTGCGTACAGTGCGTCTGCTTTCTGGTTGCTGTTGGTATGTATAATTGGGCTGCTAATCAACTTGCAATACAAatgttgtctctgctgttgtgCGCTTAAAATGGCTGACAGATGTTAGATACTCGGGTTGGTATTTAGCGCTCTTCAACCGAACTACGCACagcaacaaggaaaaaaaatagaggatGCTGGCGTTTGATTGGACAGAGAGAAATGTGGCGCTGTTACAGACTCTTGATTGGACCAATGGAGAGACAGCTGTGGTGCATACATGCAAGCAGTACAGCttactgtagttgtgtttgtgcagtcaGAGTACTTGAGGTAAcatgctgtgttgttattacCACAGAACCAGAGTTGACCCCTTTACATGTCTAggaataatttttaaaaaattacaacaaatctTACTAATAATGCACAAGAAGACGACGCACctaacatttattattttatcaattcaAATAAAGGAATAAAGCAGGATTAAATTAAATATGGATAGATTGTAAGACTAAAACTATGAGGGCAGGatacaatacatttttgtaaGCAGTTAAATTGATTATTAATGGATTATGCAACATTTATGAAGTGTACATAACGATTTAACCCAGATGCTTCTTCTCATCTGCAGTTGAAAGTTTATTAGGGGTGcagtaaattattattttattatcaattaatttggtgattatttattcaattaattgtttagtccataaaatgaGAAAACGCAAAATACCCATTAAAATAATTTCCCAGACGCCAAGTTGAGGTCTTCAACACCCAAAAAATAGAGAAGAGCTGcaatttgtcacatttgagaagttggaactagataatgttctttgttttttgttgataAATTACTTATCAGGTatcatattgttttctttttaatgtccTGTTTATCAACTAAAGTATCAATCAACTAGATTCCCATAttagcatgtatgtgtgcacagtttGAACGCATACTGTATGATGTCAACCACAGTTCTTCATAGGAGGGTCACAATACTTTATCATCACCAGCCCTCATTAACCTAATGGGCAAGTGGTGATTTCCTTAATATTTGCAAGGCATTACATTAGTTTCTTGTTAAAAGAGGATGACATTGACTGGCTGCTGTTTAagaattaacatttatttactgtaggAAGCACTCTTGTTTCAATAATAACCTCACACTGATAGTTATGTCAGAGTAAAATCAACTATGAACATACAACAGTTACTTTACCacaaatttaaaacacacattaacttGAATCattgtattaaatattttttcttcctttccatCTGTTAGGGAGCTGGTGTAAACTCCCATGCGGAAGGTGAGGAGGTGGGAATGTGAGACAGTTGTTAGCGGACTCAACATGGGTAGGGGCCGAGgtagagggagaggaaggggcAGGGGCTCATCTGGCCAGTTGCGGCCCCCCTCGCCCTACAGACTGCAGCTCTCTCCATCCAGGGAGACACTGACATATGCTCAGGCACAGAAAATAGTGGAAGTGGACCTAGATGGAAGGCTCCATCGGATTAACATCACAGATCCTTTGCCGGTCATAACCGAGGACGAGATGATGGCCCAGGACATTGCTGAATGCAACAGCAACAAGGAGAACAGTGAACAGACGCAGAGTAAAACCAGGTCGTGGAGGAAACCTTCAAACAGTAAAGGCAGGAGGAGTAAAAATACTTCTCACCAGAATCAACGCTCGGGCTCCCAGCAGCAAACCGGATCTACTAATTCCCTCCAGCACCCGTCCCAGCAAACCCCTCTGCCTGAGCCCACCTTCCGTGTGCTGAGTTCAGTTTGCCCTTCAGAGGCACCTCCTCTCCCAGCAGCCTACTACCGTTACATAGAAAAGTCAGGGGAGGAACAGGACAGTGTGGCTGAGTACGACATGGACGAGGAGGATCTGGCCTGGCTAGAGATGGTGAACCAAAAGAGAGTGTCTGACGGCCATGCCTCTGTTTCTGCGGACACTTTTGAGCTGTTGATCGACCGCCTAGAGAGGGAGTCCATCCTGGAGTCCCGTAGCCAGGCACTGTCACAGAGCGCTGTCGACGAGGATGCCTTCTGCTGTGTCTGCCTGGATGACGAATGTCTGAACAGTAATGTCATCCTGTTCTGTGACATCTGCAATCTGGCTGTCCACCAGGAGTGTTACGGTGTGCCATACGTCCCTGAGGGCCAGTGGCTGTGCCGCTGCTGCCTGCAGTCCCCTTCCCGTCCTGTAGACTGTGTGCTCTGTCCCAACCGAGGAGGTGCCTTCAAACAGACAAGTGATGGACGTTGGGCCCATGTTGTCTGTGCCATATGGATCCCAGAGGTGTGCTTTGCCAACACAGTGTTCTTGGAGCCTGTTGAGGGGGTCAAGAACATCCCTCCTGCTCGCTGGAAGCTCACCTGCTACCTGTGTAAGCAGAAAGGCAGGGGAGCATCCATTCAGTGCCACAAAGCCAACTGCTACAGGGCCTTTCACGTCACCTGCGCCCAGAAGGCCGGCCTATTTATGAAGATAGACCCGGTCCGGGAGACGGGTGTTAACGGTACCACGTTCTCTGTGAAGAAGACCGCTTTCTGTGAGCATCATTCTCCAGTGGGGTCTCGGCGGGATGGGTCTGGAGACGAGTCAGTTGAAGGGAGACTGGTGGGCGGTAGAGGTAACCGCGGTCAAAGGTCCTACACTCAAAGTCCCCCGCCACCACCGAATAAGAAGGCTACCAAGGGccagaaaaagaagaatacaAAAGGGTCTGGTGGGTCGACACGTCGCTCAACTGTGCCTGTGCTGCTCGTGCCTCAGATTCCCTCTCACAGGTATGATATGTGAAAACTGTCAGAATTTACATACCCAGCACACTATTAATTTACTGTTATGTCCGTTGTCTTAAAAGAGATGATTCATATTCTTCCAGGGATCTGTAGGAAACTCTTAATTGATATTCTAAATTACCACTGTCATACAATCACAAGGTATTTGTGTTATTGTCACCACCATTATTTCCACTGTTTGAAGTGCTTCATTGTAACATTTCATCTCCACAGGCTGAACAAGATCTGCACAGGAGTTGAAGTCCAGAGGAAGAACCAGTTCATGCAGAGGCTTCATAACTACTGGTTACTGAAACGACAGTCTCGAAATGGGATGCCTTTAATACGCCGACTGCATTCCCATCTACAGGCGCACAAGACTGCAGAACAGGtgagaaaagacatttaaaaatgaacacaattcTCTGAATTATCTCCAGTACAGTCATGTCATGCAGtgccttttgtttttcacatatttGTGACCGTGTCCTGTTTCACATGAAAACGTTTGAATGACTGACAGTAAACTAAAGTCACCATCAGCACATTTAGTCCGttgcattttcacacatttgaCTGCAGGCAAAGCACTTGTGGTTACTTGACACATGTGACTTTGCTCATCGCTTAGACTTATTTAAAGCTACACATCGATTTTGAATCAATTAATATATCCATCTGTgtgttataaaatattaaaaccagCACATTTAAAGTCATTGGAAACATATCTATCAGGCTTTCAGAGACCATGAAGTCTGTTCAGCCAGGTCACTGGAATCAAACATTTCACACCATGTTTGTATTCTCACACACTGATATCAAGCATAAGCCCAGACATCACACTCTGCAATGGCTGTCTCAGATAGATGGCAGGCCTCCACGCAGTCCTTCACAGTTTTGTCATCTTTGCTGTAGACCCCTCGCTGCTGCAGAGGGCGACAGCATGTAAAACATTATAGATATTGGTTTTAATCTATTGCCCGCTATTTTTAAAATAGCAGTGGACACCTTAAGCAGTTCTAACCATTAAATTCAGGTTAATTGCAGGTGGTTAGGACTGTTAAATACAGTTTATGATATACATTTTCTCCCTTTGTTAGCTTTTAATATCAATTTGAACTTTGTTTAATATAAagattatttcatttcagttacAGTGTTTATTGTGTGCAAATTAAATTGATATGTTTCAATTTTGACTGTCCAATTTTCACGTTAATGATTAATTTACAGCTTTGGCTGCGTAACTGCAAATGTGACAGACGACCTGATGattgatttttataaatttccctttaaaagccagaaCATTGTCCTGCAATTGGCTCAGGAGCACACTTATGTTTCAGAGCCCAAATTTCTCCTTGCTGCCCCTACATCTACAATGAAATTCAATAGGAAAAACTAATTATAATGGATTTTAAAGTTGAACCTGGAGTCTAATCTcattgtgtttgcttttttgtgttcAGAAAGAGCCTGATGAGAAGCTGTGTGCTGCGAGAGAGGAGCTACGATACTGGCAAAAACTGAGGCAAGACTTGGAAAGAGCCAGGCTTTTGGTGGAACTCATCCGCAAGCGAGAGAGGCTAAAGAGAGAGCAGGTGTGTTACAGACTAATTTGAGACAAGCTATAGTTATTTGGGGTATTTTTATAGcatctttgtttattttaacttttaagagTGACCTTGCTTTTCCTCTACtctcctgtttgtttatgtCGTCACCCTTAAGATGAAAATTCAGCAGGCTGCTCTTGAACTGAAGTTGACCCCTGCATTGGTGCTTCTCCGATCAACCTTGGAGCAACTGCAAGAGAAGGACACGGCCAAAATCTTCTCTGAGCCTGTCAATCTATCAGAGGTTGGTGCAGTTAGAAAACAGTCTGTTTAAATACTCACTTGGAAGCATTTTTTCTTTGGCTTTACTATGACACAGCTAACATTCTTCTTTTAATGATTCACCGAGGTCCCAGATTATCTGGAGTTTATTTCCCAACCCATGGACTTCTCCACCATGCGTAAGAAGCTGGAGGGACACGCCTACTGCTCCATCGCGGACCTTGAGAAGGACTTTGACCTCATGATCTCCAACTGCCTCAAGTACAACTCCAAGGACACCATGTTCCACAGAGCAGCCTTACAACTGCGGGAGGTGGGCGGGGCTGTCCTCCGCCACGCCCACAGACAGTCTCAGAGCATCGGCCTGGACCCCAGCACTGGCATGCACCTCCCAGAGTCTCCAAACAAACATGGCTTCTACCACTGTACGTGGGATGACGGTGAGTCAGGAGGGTTTTTCCTCAAGAGAGTAAAAATGAAGCATTTCCTCATGAGCATAACATTTATTCTCACACACCtacttcctcttctttttctttttatactcTCTATAGTTGACTCTCTCTTGGACCCAGAAAACAGACTTCACTTGACCACAGACGAGCAGCTAAAGGTTTTACTGGATAAACTGGACATGGTGACATCTATGCGTTCCAGTGGCGGCAGAACCAAACGCATCCGGTTACTGCGCCGAGAGATCAACACTCTCAGGCAAAAGAtgaaccagcagcagcaaaacGCTCAGTCTGTAAATGGTAAGGACAAGGACGATGAAggaaaggaagaagaggaagaagaggaggaggaggacgacgaagaagaggaacagaaggaaaagaaaaagcagaagacAAACATTGTGGATAATGGACTTTTGACAACAGTGTCCAACTCCGGGGCAGGTAAAAAGCGATTTTTACtctaaattatttcattatttgaatGCCATTTGGCTTTATggcattattaatataatttttatttgaTCATACATGATTTATGACCATGACATAAATCTCTCTTTGATCCAGATGACTCTCCACCTGTGCTAGAACTTACATGCCCGGTGTCTTCGCCGCTGCCAGGAGACGCCCCACTCGAACCTCCTGTCCTGGGCATCGTACCTGGAGGACGAAGGTCACCCGGGCGCTCCTACAAGCGCCAGAGATCATCCCGCAGCGGGAGCAAAAGCCAAGGTGAAGATGAGGCTGAAGTCGGTGAAACACCGTCTTTGCAACCGGAGGCTGTTCACGAGGTCACACCACTGGGGACGCCACCAACTCTGCCTTTGGTCGGAGTCGGTCGTCGTACGTCTGTGCTGTTCAAGAAAGCTAAAAATGGGGCGCGAGTCACAAAGAACAAATCCCCGCCACGACAGAACGGAAAAGCCACAAACGGCTTGGGTAGCAATCCTGCTAGCCCGAATTCACCAGGTGTCACCAACATCACCACCTTACCTCCGACTCCAAACGCCTCCCCTacacctccctctccttcctcgc includes these proteins:
- the brpf3a gene encoding bromodomain and PHD finger-containing protein 3 isoform X2, producing MRKVRRWECETVVSGLNMGRGRGRGRGRGRGSSGQLRPPSPYRLQLSPSRETLTYAQAQKIVEVDLDGRLHRINITDPLPVITEDEMMAQDIAECNSNKENSEQTQSKTRSWRKPSNSKGRRSKNTSHQNQRSGSQQQTGSTNSLQHPSQQTPLPEPTFRVLSSVCPSEAPPLPAAYYRYIEKSGEEQDSVAEYDMDEEDLAWLEMVNQKRVSDGHASVSADTFELLIDRLERESILESRSQALSQSAVDEDAFCCVCLDDECLNSNVILFCDICNLAVHQECYGVPYVPEGQWLCRCCLQSPSRPVDCVLCPNRGGAFKQTSDGRWAHVVCAIWIPEVCFANTVFLEPVEGVKNIPPARWKLTCYLCKQKGRGASIQCHKANCYRAFHVTCAQKAGLFMKIDPVRETGVNGTTFSVKKTAFCEHHSPVGSRRDGSGDESVEGRLVGGRGNRGQRSYTQSPPPPPNKKATKGQKKKNTKGSGGSTRRSTVPVLLVPQIPSHRLNKICTGVEVQRKNQFMQRLHNYWLLKRQSRNGMPLIRRLHSHLQAHKTAEQKEPDEKLCAAREELRYWQKLRQDLERARLLVELIRKRERLKREQMKIQQAALELKLTPALVLLRSTLEQLQEKDTAKIFSEPVNLSEVPDYLEFISQPMDFSTMRKKLEGHAYCSIADLEKDFDLMISNCLKYNSKDTMFHRAALQLREVGGAVLRHAHRQSQSIGLDPSTGMHLPESPNKHGFYHCTWDDVDSLLDPENRLHLTTDEQLKVLLDKLDMVTSMRSSGGRTKRIRLLRREINTLRQKMNQQQQNAQSVNGKDKDDEGKEEEEEEEEEDDEEEEQKEKKKQKTNIVDNGLLTTVSNSGADDSPPVLELTCPVSSPLPGDAPLEPPVLGIVPGGRRSPGRSYKRQRSSRSGSKSQGEDEAEVGETPSLQPEAVHEVTPLGTPPTLPLVGVGRRTSVLFKKAKNGARVTKNKSPPRQNGKATNGLGSNPASPNSPGVTNITTLPPTPNASPTPPSPSSHHLRSRGHSSESEADKLPPPPREGGLTNGKHTSVDQDDDQKLNCSVSPPKRSRGKPALAKVPGSENGDISGADSERELAPLDLVWAKCRGYPSYPAMIVDPDMPQEGLLHNGIPIPVPPVEVLKLGEWRQTEAGDKLFLVLFFDTKRTWQWLPQNKLLPMGMDDTVDKLRLMEGKKPSVRKSVHTAYDRAMVHLNHVRGNLNFTPSNFI
- the brpf3a gene encoding bromodomain and PHD finger-containing protein 3 isoform X1, which produces MRKVRRWECETVVSGLNMGRGRGRGRGRGRGSSGQLRPPSPYRLQLSPSRETLTYAQAQKIVEVDLDGRLHRINITDPLPVITEDEMMAQDIAECNSNKENSEQTQSKTRSWRKPSNSKGRRSKNTSHQNQRSGSQQQTGSTNSLQHPSQQTPLPEPTFRVLSSVCPSEAPPLPAAYYRYIEKSGEEQDSVAEYDMDEEDLAWLEMVNQKRVSDGHASVSADTFELLIDRLERESILESRSQALSQSAVDEDAFCCVCLDDECLNSNVILFCDICNLAVHQECYGVPYVPEGQWLCRCCLQSPSRPVDCVLCPNRGGAFKQTSDGRWAHVVCAIWIPEVCFANTVFLEPVEGVKNIPPARWKLTCYLCKQKGRGASIQCHKANCYRAFHVTCAQKAGLFMKIDPVRETGVNGTTFSVKKTAFCEHHSPVGSRRDGSGDESVEGRLVGGRGNRGQRSYTQSPPPPPNKKATKGQKKKNTKGSGGSTRRSTVPVLLVPQIPSHRLNKICTGVEVQRKNQFMQRLHNYWLLKRQSRNGMPLIRRLHSHLQAHKTAEQKEPDEKLCAAREELRYWQKLRQDLERARLLVELIRKRERLKREQMKIQQAALELKLTPALVLLRSTLEQLQEKDTAKIFSEPVNLSEVPDYLEFISQPMDFSTMRKKLEGHAYCSIADLEKDFDLMISNCLKYNSKDTMFHRAALQLREVGGAVLRHAHRQSQSIGLDPSTGMHLPESPNKHGFYHCTWDDVDSLLDPENRLHLTTDEQLKVLLDKLDMVTSMRSSGGRTKRIRLLRREINTLRQKMNQQQQNAQSVNGKDKDDEGKEEEEEEEEEDDEEEEQKEKKKQKTNIVDNGLLTTVSNSGADDSPPVLELTCPVSSPLPGDAPLEPPVLGIVPGGRRSPGRSYKRQRSSRSGSKSQGEDEAEVGETPSLQPEAVHEVTPLGTPPTLPLVGVGRRTSVLFKKAKNGARVTKNKSPPRQNGKATNGLGSNPASPNSPGVTNITTLPPTPNASPTPPSPSSHHLRSRGHSSESEADKLPPPPREGGLTNGKHTSVDQDDDQKLNCSVSPPKRSRGKPALAKVPGSENGDISGAGKSTLLSLDSERELAPLDLVWAKCRGYPSYPAMIVDPDMPQEGLLHNGIPIPVPPVEVLKLGEWRQTEAGDKLFLVLFFDTKRTWQWLPQNKLLPMGMDDTVDKLRLMEGKKPSVRKSVHTAYDRAMVHLNHVRGNLNFTPSNFI